From a region of the Cucumis sativus cultivar 9930 chromosome 6, Cucumber_9930_V3, whole genome shotgun sequence genome:
- the LOC101211249 gene encoding QWRF motif-containing protein 3, translated as MKNDYESQVSDHFQRPRRSKSREVSSRFLSSASATETTTATSSSSSPTQPLSPTHGKSRYDARKHRSQQGSLLVHGLWPSSTTNRFDTLADHLRNERLKDETSSGNPSLNKLRGSRDLSSFESKEECAKENDRPIIGGSARYSEKLQGKNVSSSLSKLPVQSFDSARLSVDENALLGRSSRKRSDNFKNSFDLESDYNDIRSPMVVGKTPTIVCQRSGLVVPSKNMNDVISRRLQRGSSDSSLPTTVSFEGSPTAKKNSVKDPIQRVNSTSGRGNSRSQWALSPGRSGSPTMSVESKEKPMSFSSLKPIRTSSKGATGMEKLLNLGLDLFMSRKSSISTTLSPIGPAVSSNVHQLRMLHNRLVQWRFANAKAQSATENMANLVEKNLASTWYDIAKLQQSVQQKKLQLQKEKLQFKLNFFLHSQLRPLERWGTMERQHLTALSITKDCLHSVICRVPLIEGAKIDAQTISMAFNQASDVAISMKSMVTIYAPVAMKTASLLSELARVVIQERLLLEEVFELHKTVSALEMEEMSLKGAIIQMKTRQHHHRKL; from the exons ATGAAGAATGACTACGAATCACAGGTTTCCGATCACTTTCAGAGACCCAGAAGGTCGAAATCTCGTGAGGTAAGTTCTCGATTTCTCTCGTCAGCCTCTGCAACTGAGACCACTACTGCAACTTCCTCGTCGTCGTCTCCCACTCAACCTCTTTCGCCCACTCATGGGAAATCAAGATATGATGCTCGTAAGCACCGAAGCCAACAAGGGTCCTTACTCGTTCATGGACTCTGGCCTTCTTCGACTACTAACAGATTCGATACTCTGGCTGATCATCTCAGAAATGAACGATTGAAGGACGAGACATCCTCTGGAAATCCCTCACTCAATAAACTGAGAGGTTCCAGAGATTTAAGTAGTTTCGAATCAAAAGAGGAATGCGCCAAAGAAAACGATAGACCCATTATTGGCGGTTCTGCGAGATATAGTGAGAAACTACAGGGGAAAAACGTAAGCTCTTCGTTGTCAAAATTACCCGTACAGAGCTTTGATTCTGCGAGATTGTCAGTGGATGAGAATGCTCTGTTGGGCAGATCATCAAGAAAACGATCAGACAATTTCAAGAACAGTTTTGACTTAGAATCGGATTACAATGATATTAGGTCTCCGATGGTGGTGGGAAAAACGCCGACCATAGTCTGCCAGAGGTCGGGTTTGGTGGTTCCTTCCAAgaatatgaatgatgtaataTCACGAAGGCTTCAAAGAGGGTCTTCAGATTCAAGCCTCCCAACTACTGTTTCATTCGAGGGTTCTCCAACAGCAAAGAAAAATTCCGTAAAAGACCCAATTCAACGAGTTAATTCAACTTCGGGACGTGGGAATTCAAGGTCGCAGTGGGCATTATCGCCTGGACGGTCAGGTTCGCCTACGATGTCAGTGGAGAGCAAAGAAAAACCCATGTCGTTTTCTAGTTTAAAACCTATAAGAACTTCATCAAAAGGTGCAACGGGTATGGAGAAGTTACTTAACTTGGGATTGGACTTGTTCATGAGCAGAAAATCTTCGATTTCCACCACATTATCCCCTATAGGACCAGCAGTTTCTTCTAATGTTCATCAGCTTAGAATGTTACATAATCGATTGGTGCAGTGGCGTTTTGCCAATGCCAAAGCTCAATCTGCAACTGAAAACATGGCTAATTTAGTAGAG AAAAATTTGGCAAGTACTTGGTATGACATTGCTAAGTTGCAGCAGTCAGTTCAGCAAAAGAAGTTGCAGCTCCAGAAAGAAAAGCTCCAATTCAAGTTGAACTTCTTTCTCCATTCTCAA CTGAGGCCATTGGAAAGATGGGGAACTATGGAAAGACAACATTTAACTGCACTTTCAATAACCAAAGATTGTTTGCATTCAGTTATCTGCAGGGTGCCACTCATTGAAGGTGCAAAG ATTGATGCTCAAACAATTTCCATGGCATTCAACCAAGCTTCTGATGTTGCAATCTCTATGAAGTCCATGGTGACTATATACGCGCCAGTG GCCATGAAAACTGCTTCCTTGCTTTCAGAATTAGCAAGAGTGGTGATTCAAGAGAGATTGCTTTTAGAGGAGGTATTTGAACTCCACAAAACCGTATCAGCACTAGAG ATGGAAGAAATGAGTTTGAAAGGTGCTATTATTCAAATGAAAACAAGGCAACATCATCATCGGAAGCTATGA
- the LOC101210999 gene encoding probable flavin-containing monooxygenase 1 produces the protein METKKVAVVGAGLSGLIACKLLLSKGLTPIVFEAKDVIGGLWNDTIKSTLLQTRRQMFELSDFPWPKSVTEEYPRYDQVLDYLRSYAEHFGLFKYIRLNTKVLSIEYEGFSEEEIDSWTHWGGSGNAFSEQGKWKLNLVDARTNLPLQEEVVDFVVLCTGKFGDIPNIPKFPPGGGPKAFKNGKVLHYIEYAALDFDTATKHVKDKKIAIVGFQKSALELIRECTNLIGTTKPCTLIYKTEYWNPPDAQPWGIHIDYLFASRFAELLIHKPGEGFLLYLLAMLLAPIRWLITKLAEFHVRRKTKMDKYGMVPKHSILQDVTSCRYAVLPERFYERVEEGSIVLKKAPSFSFCEEGIMIQGETKPIHLDLVILATGYRGDLKYRNIFASSTFRDYMSFGDAALPLYRLCIHPRIPQVAVIGLTESISNLYTSEIRCRWLVEFLAGTFKLPSIKKMEKDIENWERCLKLYSGESYWRGCIGMLHHHYNDQVCKDIGWNPRRKKGFFANLFVPHGPRDYASPDNW, from the exons ATGGAAACAAAGAAAGTGGCCGTCGTGGGAGCTGGATTAAGTGGATTAATAGCTTGCAAATTACTTTTATCCAAAGGATTAACCCCGATTGTATTTGAGGCTAAAGACGTGATTGGTGGCCTTTGGAATGACACCATTAAGTCGACGTTACTACAGACTCGTAGACAAATGTTTGAGCTCTCTGATTTTCCTTGGCCGAAATCTGTGACCGAAGAATACCCAAGGTATGATCAAGTTCTTGATTATCTCAGATCTTACGCTGAACATTTTGGATTGTTTAAGTATATCAGACTCAACACCAAAGTTTTAAGCATCGAATACGAAGGGTTCTCCGAGGAGGAGATTGATAGTTGGACTCATTGGGGTGGCTCTGGCAATGCCTTTTCTGAACAGGGTAAATGGAAGCTCAATCTCGTTGACGCTCGAACTAATCTTCCACTCCAG GAGGAGGTGGTGGATTTCGTAGTACTCTGCACAGGAAAATTCGGTGACATTCCAAATATCCCCAAATTTCCTCCCGGTGGAGGCCCTAAAGCTTTCAAAAACGGTAAAGTTCTTCATTATATAGAATATGCGGCCTTGGATTTCGACACTGCTACGAAGCATGTCAAGGACAAGAAAATTGCCATCGTCGGTTTTCAAAAGTCTGCGTTGGAGCTTATCAGAGAATGCACCAATTTAATTg GCACTACCAAACCCTGCACTTTGATTTACAAAACTGAGTATTGGAACCCTCCCGATGCTCAACCATGGGGGATTCATATCGACTATCTTTTCGCAAGCCGGTTTGCCGAGCTTCTGATTCATAAACCTGGCGAGGGTTTCCTTCTCTATCTCCTCGCCATGCTTCTTGCCccaatt AGATGGTTGATCACTAAGTTGGCGGAATTCCACGTGAGGAGGAAGACAAAAATGGACAAATACGGGATGGTGCCAAAACATAGCATTCTACAGGACGTCACTTCATGTAGATACGCAGTATTGCCTGAGAGATTCTATGAAAGAGTGGAGGAAGGAAGTATAGTTTTGAAGAAAGCACCAAGTTTCAGCTTCTGTGAAGAGGGTATCATGATCCAAGGAGAAACCAAACCGATTCACTTAGATTTGGTCATTTTGGCTACTGGATATAGAGGGGATTTGAAGTACAGAAATATTTTTGCTTCCTCTACTTTCAGGGATTACATGAGTTTTGGTGATGCAGCACTTCCCCTTTACAG GCTATGCATTCATCCCAGAATCCCACAAGTAGCCGTGATTGGACTTACAGAAAGCATTTCGAACTTGTACACCTCAGAGATACGGTGTCGATGGTTGGTGGAGTTTCTTGCCGGTACATTCAAGCTACCAAGCATCaagaagatggagaaggaCATAGAAAACTGGGAGAGGTGTCTAAAGCTTTACTCAGGAGAGTCTTATTGGCGTGGTTGCATTGGCATGTTGCATCATCATTACAATGATCAAGTGTGCAAAGACATAGGGTGGAACCCCAGAAGGAAGAAGGGCTTCTTTGCTAACTTGTTCGTTCCTCATGGCCCTAGAGACTATGCCTCCCCTGATAATTGGTAA
- the LOC105435786 gene encoding cilia- and flagella-associated protein 251, with the protein MGSVGSLQSKASSSRGRSYALMLLIAFGAALLGVMLLNKFRERRICNLLLKRTDQDLRSFQLLFQKEKDRSKELAKSHEDMTAALYVLRTKKMELDRRLLELQSTIDSLRDEQKITSVALQEKQSEIKTLREKEIESGNENPQVVALTKSLKQKEDELEELRRRLESPAAVAANDSSDSDPRGDSKTSETLREQLLESSGGRGESESMDNNRGGSKSTGFHEIETQKLEGHEGVEERQKQEKLGDEGENAIGRELEGEETKITNEHKEKEVGHSEEVENGRANKIARSEIKMKTETGKYGNTRKIRGKRWRYIAKRRAVDNGWRLISKKSKKDSRNRNLNDNRADGTTHGKFIDGAEEKMKEEHTQGAKENLMEMENKMVQENLNSENDTSREKNGNGDVEDDSIKQNPGEEMEQNDSKSEENQEPERGMDSKEDGKEEEENKEEPEESEF; encoded by the exons ATGGGTTCTGTTGGGAGCCTTCAGAGTAAAGCAAGCAGCAGCAGAGGAAGGTCTTATGCTCTGATGCTGCTTATTGCATTTGGGGCAGCCTTGCTAGGAGTTATGCTTCTTAACAAATTCAGAGAAAGGCGTATTTGCAACCTTCTTCTCAAACGCACAGATCAAGACCTCCGTTCCTTTCAACTCCTCTTTCAG AAAGAGAAGGATCGAAGCAAGGAATTGGCGAAGAGCCACGAAGACATGACTGCAGCGCTGTATGTGCTCCGAACCAAGAAGATGGAGCTTGATAGGAGGCTACTGGAGTTGCAATCCACCATTGACTCACTCAGAGACGAGCAGAAAATCACAAGTGTTGCACTCCAAGAAAAGCAGAGTGAGATCAAAACTTTGagggagaaagaaattgaatctGGAAACGAAAATCCTCAAGTGGTTGCTTTAACGAAAAGCCTCAAGCAAAAGGAAGATGAGTTAGAGGAATTGAGACGTCGACTCGAGTCTCCTGCAGCTGTTGCGGCTAATGATTCATCAGATTCAGACCCACGTGGGGATTCAAAAACGTCTGAAACACTAAGGGAGCAATTGCTTGAATCGAGCGGAGGAAGAGGAGAGAGTGAATCAATGGATAACAACAGAGGGGGGAGTAAATCGACAGGTTTTCATGAGATTGAAACTCAGAAGTTAGAGGGTCATGAAGGAGTGGAGGAAAGGCAGAAGCAAGAGAAGTTGGGAGACGAGGGTGAAAATGCCATTGGGAGGGAACTTGAGGGCGAGGAGACTAAAATCACCAACGAACATAAGGAGAAAGAAGTCGGGCATTctgaagaagttgaaaatgGAAGAGCTAATAAGATTGCAAGGAGTGAAATTAAGATGAAAACAGAAACAGGCAAATATGGGAATACACGGAAGATCAGAGGAAAGAGATGGAGATACATAGCCAAAAGAAGGGCAGTGGACAATGGATGGAGACTGATATCGAAGAAATCGAAGAAGGATAGCAGAAACAGAAATTTGAACGACAATAGAGCCGATGGCACAACACATGGGAAGTTCATTGATGGAGCagaggagaaaatgaaagaggagCACACACAGGGcgcaaaagaaaatttgatggaaatggaaaacaaaatggtacaagaaaatttgaattcagaAAATGACACATCCAGAGAGAAAAATGGGAATGGAGACGTGGAAGATGATAGCATTAAGCAAAACCCAGGTGAAGAGATGGAGCAAAATGACTcaaaaagtgaagaaaacCAAGAACCAGAACGAGGAATGGACTCCAAGGAAGAtggtaaagaagaagaagaaaacaaggaAGAGCCAGAGGAGTCAGAGTTTTAA
- the LOC101208550 gene encoding formimidoyltransferase-cyclodeaminase isoform X2: MDDIFDSSLNLEEAHLKEGYADGYKDGLVAGKEEAEQVGLKVGFEVGEELGFYRGCVDVWNSVIRIEPERFSIRVRKSVKLMEELLEKYPLQDPENEQVQELMEGLRLKFRAVSATLGVKLEYHVKRKMSKLFLACCKVYISESRNKAALESIERATKLFPDAPIINKFTDEVYNRVGYTLVSKLPSHLSGKSCSLISAVLNMVKAAFSAIDFNSHCGSHPRLGVVDHICFHPLASATLEDAALIAKYLAADVGYSLQVPTFLYGAAHEEGRKLAVIRRELGYFKPNSEGSKWAGGLKSDSLPLKPDDGPAEASKAKGVVVIGATKWVDNYNVPVFSTNISAVRKIAKQVSERGGGLSSVQAMALAHDEGVIEVACNLLEPSKVGGKMVQQEVERLAENEGLGVGEGYFTDLSQESIIERYLELFSL, encoded by the exons ATGGACGACATTTTCGATTCTTCCCTCAATCTTGAAGAGGCCCACTTGAAGGAAGGTTATGCCGACGGCTATAAAGATGGTCTCGTCGCTGGCAAAGAAGAGGCTGAGCAAGTAGGCCTTAAAGTTGGTTTCGAGGTCGGCGAGGAACTAGGGTTCTACAGAGGGTGTGTGGACGTGTGGAATTCTGTAATTCGGATCGAACCGGAACGGTTTTCTATTCGGGTTCGAAAGAGTGTGAAGCTGATGGAGGAGTTGCTAGAGAAATATCCACTTCAAGATCCTGAGAATGAGCAAGTTCAGGAGCTGATGGAAGGGTTGAGGCTCAAATTCAGAGCGGTTTCTGCCACTTTGGGCGTCAAATTGGAGTATCATG taaagagaaaaatgtcaaaattgtTTCTTGCTTGCTGCAAGGTATACATCTCAGAAAGCAGAAATAAGGCTGCGCTGGAGTCCATTGAACGAGCTACCAAGCTCTTCCCTGATGCACCTATTATCAACAAATTCACGGATGAGGTTTATAACAGAGTTGGATATACCCTTGTTTCAAAGCTCCCATCACATCTATCTGGAAAGTCATGTTCCCTGATAAGTGCGGTCCTGAACATGGTTAAGGCTGCATTTTCAGCAATTGATTTCAATTCGCATTGTGGCAGCCACCCGAGACTTGGAGTTGTTGATCATATATGCTTTCATCCATTGGCCTCTGCAACTTTGGAGGATGCCGCTCTTATCGCAAAATATCTGGCAGCTGATGTTGGATATAGTCTACAAG TCCCAACATTTTTATATGGAGCGGCTCATGAAGAGGGGAGGAAACTAGCAGTGATCAGAAGAGAGCTCGGTTATTTCAAGCCAAATTCTGAGGGCTCAAAGTGGGCTGGAGGGTTGAAATCAGATTCATTGCCACTGAAGCCAGATGACGGTCCAGCTGAAGCAAGTAAAGCAAAAGGGGTTGTGGTGATTGGAGCAACAAAGTGGGTTGATAACTACAATGTCCCAGTTTTCTCTACCAATATCAGTGCTGTTCGTAAGATTGCGAAGCAAGTGAGCGAGCGAGGAGGTGGACTTTCTTCTGTTCAAGCAATGGCCCTTGCTCATGATGAGGGTGTAATTGAGGTGGCTTGTAATTTGCTTGAACCAAGTAAAGTGGGAGGAAAAATGGTTCAGCAGGAAGTTGAACGGCTTGCGGAAAATGAAGGTTTAGGCGTGGGGGAAGGTTATTTCACAGACCTCTCGCAAGAGAGTATTATTGAAAGGTACCTCgaattgttttctttgtaa
- the LOC101208550 gene encoding formimidoyltransferase-cyclodeaminase isoform X1: protein MSKLFLACCKVYISESRNKAALESIERATKLFPDAPIINKFTDEVYNRVGYTLVSKLPSHLSGKSCSLISAVLNMVKAAFSAIDFNSHCGSHPRLGVVDHICFHPLASATLEDAALIAKYLAADVGYSLQVPTFLYGAAHEEGRKLAVIRRELGYFKPNSEGSKWAGGLKSDSLPLKPDDGPAEASKAKGVVVIGATKWVDNYNVPVFSTNISAVRKIAKQVSERGGGLSSVQAMALAHDEGVIEVACNLLEPSKVGGKMVQQEVERLAENEGLGVGEGYFTDLSQESIIERYLELFSL, encoded by the exons atgtcaaaattgtTTCTTGCTTGCTGCAAGGTATACATCTCAGAAAGCAGAAATAAGGCTGCGCTGGAGTCCATTGAACGAGCTACCAAGCTCTTCCCTGATGCACCTATTATCAACAAATTCACGGATGAGGTTTATAACAGAGTTGGATATACCCTTGTTTCAAAGCTCCCATCACATCTATCTGGAAAGTCATGTTCCCTGATAAGTGCGGTCCTGAACATGGTTAAGGCTGCATTTTCAGCAATTGATTTCAATTCGCATTGTGGCAGCCACCCGAGACTTGGAGTTGTTGATCATATATGCTTTCATCCATTGGCCTCTGCAACTTTGGAGGATGCCGCTCTTATCGCAAAATATCTGGCAGCTGATGTTGGATATAGTCTACAAG TCCCAACATTTTTATATGGAGCGGCTCATGAAGAGGGGAGGAAACTAGCAGTGATCAGAAGAGAGCTCGGTTATTTCAAGCCAAATTCTGAGGGCTCAAAGTGGGCTGGAGGGTTGAAATCAGATTCATTGCCACTGAAGCCAGATGACGGTCCAGCTGAAGCAAGTAAAGCAAAAGGGGTTGTGGTGATTGGAGCAACAAAGTGGGTTGATAACTACAATGTCCCAGTTTTCTCTACCAATATCAGTGCTGTTCGTAAGATTGCGAAGCAAGTGAGCGAGCGAGGAGGTGGACTTTCTTCTGTTCAAGCAATGGCCCTTGCTCATGATGAGGGTGTAATTGAGGTGGCTTGTAATTTGCTTGAACCAAGTAAAGTGGGAGGAAAAATGGTTCAGCAGGAAGTTGAACGGCTTGCGGAAAATGAAGGTTTAGGCGTGGGGGAAGGTTATTTCACAGACCTCTCGCAAGAGAGTATTATTGAAAGGTACCTCgaattgttttctttgtaa